The proteins below are encoded in one region of Pacificitalea manganoxidans:
- the rimP gene encoding ribosome maturation factor RimP, producing the protein MTDMIAKTQIDRRMAEVIRPVVEGMGFELVRVRLMSGKTKTLQIMAEKPEGGIEVDDCGEISTAVSATLDVEDPVEDAYTLEVSSPGIDRPLTRLKDFEVWAGYEAKIETTEMIDGRRRFKGELAGVEGSEVLITIEEGTIGLQFDWLSDAKLVLTDDLIRDVLRSRKDAGEVDQTQFDQIETIIDGEEET; encoded by the coding sequence ATGACCGACATGATCGCGAAGACCCAGATCGACCGCCGCATGGCCGAGGTGATCCGTCCCGTCGTCGAGGGGATGGGCTTTGAGCTGGTGCGTGTGCGGCTGATGTCCGGCAAGACCAAGACGTTGCAGATCATGGCCGAGAAGCCCGAGGGCGGGATCGAGGTCGATGATTGCGGCGAGATTTCCACCGCCGTCTCCGCGACGCTGGATGTCGAAGACCCGGTGGAGGACGCTTACACGCTGGAAGTGTCGTCCCCCGGTATCGACCGCCCGCTGACGCGGCTGAAGGATTTCGAGGTCTGGGCCGGGTATGAGGCCAAGATCGAGACGACCGAAATGATCGATGGCCGCCGCCGCTTTAAAGGCGAGTTGGCGGGCGTCGAAGGCTCGGAAGTGCTGATCACCATCGAAGAGGGCACGATTGGCCTGCAATTCGACTGGCTCAGCGACGCCAAACTTGTCCTGACGGACGACCTGATCCGCGATGTCCTGCGCAGCCGCAAGGATGCCGGCGAGGTCGACCAGACCCAATTCGACCAGATTGAAACCATCATCGATGGTGAAGAGGAGACCTAA
- the pip gene encoding prolyl aminopeptidase, which yields MDRNAGQKSAVQHLFPPIDPFDQRMMDMGDGHRVYVEQCGNPDGIPVVVFHGGPGGGCSPAMRRYFDPEHYRVILFDQRGCGRSRPHASVENNTTWDLIADIERIRTALEIDKWVLFGGSWGATLALIYAQTHPERAAYMVLRGVFLMTQGELDWFYGGGAGAFWPDQWQRFSELIPEDERHDMIGAYHRRLFSGDIVSETRHARAWAAWENALASMAHDGRTGDAPGEYARAFARLENHYFTHRGWLDQDGQILIDMPKIAHVPATVVQGRYDMICPPRSAWKLCELWPNSELRMISNAGHALSEPGITAELVRTTRRVARELG from the coding sequence ATGGATAGAAACGCAGGTCAAAAAAGCGCAGTCCAGCACCTTTTCCCGCCGATCGACCCGTTCGATCAGCGCATGATGGACATGGGTGACGGGCATCGCGTCTATGTGGAGCAGTGCGGAAACCCCGACGGCATCCCGGTGGTGGTCTTTCACGGCGGTCCGGGGGGCGGGTGTTCCCCAGCAATGCGGCGGTATTTCGACCCCGAGCACTATCGCGTGATCCTGTTCGATCAGCGCGGCTGCGGACGCTCGCGGCCCCATGCCTCGGTCGAGAACAACACCACATGGGATCTGATCGCGGATATCGAGCGCATCCGCACGGCGCTGGAGATCGACAAATGGGTGCTATTCGGCGGCAGCTGGGGTGCGACGCTGGCATTGATCTATGCGCAGACCCATCCCGAGCGCGCGGCCTATATGGTGCTGCGCGGCGTGTTTTTGATGACCCAGGGCGAATTGGACTGGTTCTATGGCGGCGGCGCGGGCGCGTTCTGGCCCGACCAGTGGCAGCGGTTCTCCGAACTGATCCCCGAAGACGAACGCCACGACATGATCGGCGCCTATCACCGGCGGCTGTTTTCGGGGGATATCGTGTCCGAAACCCGACATGCCCGCGCCTGGGCCGCATGGGAAAACGCGCTGGCCTCGATGGCGCATGACGGTCGCACGGGCGACGCGCCCGGCGAATACGCCCGCGCCTTCGCCCGGCTGGAGAATCACTACTTCACTCATCGCGGCTGGCTGGATCAGGACGGGCAGATCCTGATCGACATGCCCAAGATCGCCCATGTGCCCGCGACTGTGGTCCAAGGCCGCTACGACATGATCTGCCCGCCCCGCTCGGCGTGGAAGCTGTGCGAGCTATGGCCCAATTCGGAACTGCGGATGATTTCCAACGCAGGCCACGCGCTGTCCGAGCCGGGGATCACGGCGGAGCTGGTGCGCACCACACGACGGGTCGCGCGGGAGTTGGGGTGA
- the ubiG gene encoding bifunctional 2-polyprenyl-6-hydroxyphenol methylase/3-demethylubiquinol 3-O-methyltransferase UbiG, with amino-acid sequence MAEGSTIDAGEVAKFEAMAAEWWDPTGKFKPLHMMNPIRLDYIVAQIAAEFDRDPAAPRPFDGLRLLDIGCGGGLLSEPMARLGAQVTGADAAPRNIPVAQVHAEQAGLDIDYRHTTAEDLAVAGERFDVVLNMEVVEHVADPLAYLTACQTLLKPGGLMLCSTINRNPKSFALAIFGAEWVMRWLPKGTHEWSKFITPDELYALIAQAGLTPVDRKGFVFNPLSWRWSISDTDLSVNYVTASVKPEA; translated from the coding sequence ATGGCCGAAGGCAGCACCATCGACGCAGGCGAAGTCGCGAAATTCGAGGCGATGGCCGCGGAATGGTGGGATCCCACCGGCAAATTCAAGCCGCTACACATGATGAATCCGATCCGGCTGGATTACATCGTGGCGCAGATCGCGGCGGAGTTTGATCGCGATCCCGCCGCCCCGCGCCCGTTCGACGGTCTGCGCCTGCTCGATATCGGCTGTGGCGGCGGCTTGCTGTCCGAGCCGATGGCCCGGCTGGGCGCGCAGGTGACCGGCGCCGATGCCGCCCCGCGCAACATCCCCGTCGCACAGGTCCATGCCGAGCAGGCCGGGCTCGACATCGATTACCGTCACACCACCGCCGAGGATCTTGCCGTCGCGGGCGAACGGTTCGACGTGGTTTTGAACATGGAAGTGGTCGAACATGTCGCCGATCCACTTGCCTATCTGACCGCCTGCCAAACCCTGCTGAAGCCCGGCGGCCTGATGCTGTGCTCGACCATCAACCGTAATCCCAAAAGCTTCGCCCTCGCGATCTTTGGCGCCGAATGGGTGATGCGCTGGCTGCCCAAGGGCACCCATGAATGGTCGAAATTCATCACCCCCGATGAGCTTTACGCCCTGATCGCCCAAGCAGGCCTGACCCCGGTGGATCGCAAGGGCTTCGTCTTCAATCCCCTCAGCTGGCGATGGTCGATCTCCGACACCGACCTGAGCGTGAATTACGTCACGGCCTCGGTGAAGCCGGAGGCGTAA
- the polA gene encoding DNA polymerase I: MNFGKGCHLHLIDGSAFIFRAYHALPPLTRKSDGLPIGAVAGFCNMLFRYIEDSSGPDAPTHAAVIFDKGSMTFRNEIYDLYKANRDAMPEELRPQIPLTREATRAFNIACEEKEGYEADDIIATLACQAREAGGRVTIISSDKDLMQLVGGGVEMLDAMKNKRIGTEEVEQKFGVGPDRVTDVQALAGDSVDNVPGAPGIGIKTAALLINEFGDLETLLARAGEIKQPKRRQTLIDHAEQIRVSKRLVELDCDTPLDFTLDDLEVKDPDPTVLLDFLTRMEFRTLTRRVADQAGVEAPAIPEAAAPAADAATDLPEQPPFAPDSYTCVTEIETLEAWIAEIRALGHVALDTETTGLNDMTADLVGISLATAPGRACYIPLAHKAEGGGDGLFADDTVAPGQIPLQAALDALRPVLEDPAILKIGQNMKYDAKILHRYGLRIAPIDDTMLLSYAMHGGLHGHGMDQLSERYLSHNPIPIKELIGSGKSQITFDRVPIPEATRYAAEDADITLRLWEQFRPALHRARVTTVYETLERPLIPVLARMEMSGVLVDRDTLSRMSNAFAQKMAGLEAEIHELAGETFNVGSPKQLGEILFDRMGLPGGKKGKTGAWSTPADVLEDLATEHDLPGRVLDWRQLSKLKSTYTDALQTHINPDTGRVHTSYQQTGANTGRLASSDPNLQNIPVRSEEGRRIREAFVAAPGKRLLSLDYSQIELRILAHIAGIDTLKTAFREGLDIHAMTASEMFGVEIEGMDPMIRRQAKAINFGVIYGISGFGLARNLRIPRAEAQGFIDRYFERFPGIREYMADTTAFAKEHGYVQTLFGRRINTPEINAKGPGAGFAKRAAINAPIQGTAADIIRRAMIRMEDAIADLPATMLLQVHDELIFEVDEGAEDQVIAAVREVMEGAAHPAVHLDVPLVVDAGIGANWAEAH; the protein is encoded by the coding sequence ATGAATTTCGGCAAGGGCTGCCACCTGCACCTGATCGACGGATCGGCCTTCATCTTTCGGGCCTATCACGCGCTGCCACCCCTGACGCGGAAGTCCGACGGGCTGCCGATCGGGGCCGTCGCGGGCTTCTGCAACATGCTGTTTCGCTATATCGAGGACAGCTCCGGCCCGGATGCGCCGACCCATGCGGCGGTGATCTTCGACAAGGGGTCGATGACCTTCCGCAATGAGATCTATGATCTTTACAAGGCCAATCGCGACGCGATGCCGGAGGAGCTGCGCCCGCAGATCCCGCTGACGCGCGAGGCCACCCGCGCCTTCAACATCGCCTGCGAGGAGAAAGAGGGCTATGAGGCCGATGACATCATCGCCACCCTCGCCTGTCAGGCACGCGAGGCCGGGGGCCGCGTCACTATCATCTCGTCGGATAAAGATCTGATGCAGCTGGTCGGCGGCGGCGTCGAAATGCTCGACGCGATGAAGAACAAGCGCATCGGCACCGAAGAGGTCGAACAGAAATTCGGCGTCGGCCCCGACCGGGTGACCGATGTGCAGGCGCTCGCGGGCGACAGCGTGGATAACGTGCCCGGCGCGCCCGGCATCGGCATCAAAACCGCCGCGCTTCTGATCAACGAATTCGGCGATCTCGAAACGCTGCTGGCCCGCGCGGGCGAGATCAAGCAGCCCAAACGCCGCCAGACCCTGATCGACCACGCCGAACAGATCCGCGTGTCGAAACGGCTGGTGGAGCTTGATTGCGACACGCCGCTCGATTTCACGCTGGACGATCTGGAGGTCAAGGATCCTGACCCGACCGTGCTGCTGGATTTCCTGACCCGCATGGAATTCCGCACCCTGACCCGGCGCGTCGCCGATCAGGCCGGGGTGGAGGCGCCCGCCATCCCCGAAGCCGCCGCGCCCGCAGCCGATGCTGCAACCGATCTGCCCGAACAGCCGCCCTTCGCGCCCGACAGCTACACCTGTGTCACGGAGATCGAGACGCTGGAGGCATGGATCGCCGAGATCCGCGCGCTGGGGCATGTCGCGCTCGATACCGAAACCACGGGCCTGAACGACATGACCGCCGATCTGGTGGGCATCAGCCTTGCCACCGCGCCGGGGCGGGCCTGCTACATCCCGCTCGCGCATAAGGCCGAAGGCGGCGGGGACGGGCTTTTTGCCGATGACACCGTGGCGCCGGGGCAGATCCCGCTGCAAGCGGCGCTCGATGCGCTGCGCCCGGTGCTGGAGGATCCCGCGATCCTCAAGATCGGCCAGAACATGAAATACGATGCCAAGATCCTGCATCGCTACGGTCTGCGCATCGCGCCGATCGATGACACCATGCTGCTGTCCTACGCCATGCATGGCGGGCTGCACGGGCATGGCATGGATCAGTTGTCGGAACGCTACCTGTCGCATAACCCGATCCCGATCAAAGAGTTGATCGGTTCGGGCAAAAGCCAGATCACCTTTGACCGGGTGCCGATCCCGGAGGCCACGCGCTACGCCGCCGAGGATGCCGATATCACCCTGCGTTTGTGGGAGCAGTTCCGCCCCGCGCTGCACCGCGCCCGCGTCACCACGGTGTATGAGACGCTGGAACGGCCGCTGATCCCGGTGCTGGCCCGGATGGAAATGTCCGGCGTGCTGGTCGATCGCGATACGCTGTCGCGCATGTCCAATGCCTTTGCCCAGAAAATGGCGGGGCTGGAGGCGGAAATCCACGAACTGGCGGGCGAGACGTTCAACGTAGGCTCTCCCAAACAGCTGGGCGAGATCCTGTTTGACCGCATGGGTCTGCCCGGCGGCAAGAAGGGCAAAACCGGCGCATGGTCCACCCCGGCGGATGTGCTGGAGGATCTGGCGACCGAACATGATCTGCCGGGAAGGGTGCTCGACTGGCGGCAATTGTCGAAGCTGAAATCAACCTATACGGACGCGCTTCAGACCCATATCAACCCCGACACGGGCCGGGTGCATACCAGCTACCAGCAGACCGGCGCCAATACCGGGCGGCTGGCCTCGTCCGATCCGAACCTGCAAAACATCCCCGTCCGCTCCGAAGAAGGCCGCCGCATCCGCGAGGCCTTCGTCGCCGCGCCGGGCAAGCGGTTGCTGTCGCTCGACTACTCCCAGATCGAATTGCGCATTCTGGCCCATATCGCCGGGATCGACACGCTGAAGACCGCGTTCCGCGAGGGGCTCGACATTCACGCCATGACCGCGTCCGAGATGTTCGGGGTGGAGATCGAGGGCATGGATCCGATGATCCGCCGTCAGGCCAAGGCGATCAATTTCGGGGTGATCTACGGCATTTCCGGCTTCGGCCTTGCCCGCAATCTGCGCATCCCGCGCGCGGAGGCGCAGGGCTTTATCGACCGCTATTTCGAGCGCTTCCCCGGCATCCGCGAATACATGGCCGACACCACCGCCTTTGCCAAGGAACACGGCTATGTGCAGACCCTGTTTGGCCGTCGCATCAACACGCCCGAGATCAACGCCAAGGGCCCCGGTGCGGGCTTTGCCAAACGCGCCGCGATCAACGCCCCGATCCAAGGCACCGCCGCCGACATCATCCGCCGCGCGATGATCCGGATGGAGGACGCCATCGCCGATCTGCCCGCGACCATGCTGTTGCAGGTGCATGACGAATTGATCTTCGAGGTGGACGAGGGCGCCGAGGATCAGGTCATAGCTGCCGTCCGCGAGGTGATGGAAGGCGCGGCGCATCCGGCGGTGCATCTCGACGTGCCGCTGGTCGTCGATGCCGGGATCGGCGCGAACTGGGCCGAGGCGCATTGA